One Pantoea trifolii DNA segment encodes these proteins:
- the fliI gene encoding flagellar protein export ATPase FliI translates to MTSSRLSRWLGALDAFEERISQVQTVRRYGRLTRATGLVLEATGLQLPLGATCIIERTDGSKITEVESEVVGFNGQKLLMMPLEEVDGILPGARVYARVSGDSGHSGKQMLLGPELLGRVLDGSGKPLDGLPAPETGYRAPLITAPFNPLQRTPIEDVLDTGVRAINALLTVGRGQRMGLFAGSGVGKSVLLGMMARYTKADVIVVGLIGERGREVKEFIENILGAEGRARSVVIAAPADVSPLLRMQGAAYATRIAEDFRDRGQHVLLIMDSLTRYAMAQREIALAIGEPPATKGYPPSVFAKLPALVERAGNGTHGGGSITAFYTVLTEGDDQQDPIADSARAILDGHIVLSRRLAEAGHYPAIDIEASISRAMTSLIDETHYARVRQFKQLLSSFQRNRDLVSVGAYAAGSDPMLDRAIKLYPEMEAFLHQGIFERSDYDDACLHLQAMFG, encoded by the coding sequence ATGACCTCCTCACGCCTTTCACGCTGGCTCGGCGCGCTTGACGCCTTCGAAGAGCGTATTTCACAGGTGCAAACCGTGCGTCGCTACGGCCGCCTGACGCGCGCCACCGGTTTGGTGCTGGAGGCCACCGGCCTGCAACTGCCGCTCGGCGCAACCTGCATTATTGAACGTACCGATGGCAGCAAGATCACTGAAGTGGAGAGTGAAGTGGTCGGCTTCAACGGCCAGAAACTGTTAATGATGCCGCTGGAAGAAGTGGACGGCATTTTGCCGGGCGCACGCGTTTATGCGCGCGTCAGTGGCGACAGCGGGCACAGTGGCAAGCAGATGCTGCTGGGCCCGGAACTATTGGGTCGCGTCCTCGACGGCAGCGGCAAACCGCTGGATGGTTTGCCGGCGCCGGAAACCGGCTATCGCGCCCCGCTGATCACCGCACCGTTTAACCCGCTGCAACGTACGCCGATTGAAGATGTGCTGGATACCGGCGTGCGCGCCATCAACGCCCTGCTCACCGTGGGTCGCGGTCAACGTATGGGCCTGTTCGCGGGTTCCGGCGTCGGTAAAAGCGTGCTGCTCGGCATGATGGCGCGTTACACCAAAGCCGATGTGATCGTGGTGGGTTTAATTGGTGAACGTGGTCGTGAAGTTAAAGAGTTCATTGAAAACATTCTCGGTGCCGAAGGCCGCGCGCGTTCGGTAGTGATCGCCGCACCCGCAGACGTCTCGCCGCTATTACGAATGCAGGGTGCTGCGTATGCCACGCGTATCGCCGAAGATTTCCGCGATCGCGGCCAGCACGTGCTGCTGATTATGGATTCCCTCACCCGCTACGCCATGGCGCAACGTGAAATCGCGCTGGCCATCGGTGAGCCGCCAGCGACCAAAGGTTATCCGCCTTCGGTGTTCGCCAAACTGCCCGCGCTGGTGGAACGCGCCGGTAATGGTACGCACGGCGGCGGTTCGATCACCGCGTTTTATACCGTGTTGACGGAAGGCGACGATCAGCAAGACCCGATTGCCGACTCGGCGCGTGCGATTCTGGACGGCCACATTGTGCTGTCGCGTCGTCTGGCAGAAGCCGGTCACTATCCGGCGATTGATATTGAAGCGTCGATCAGCCGCGCCATGACCTCATTAATTGATGAGACGCACTATGCGCGCGTGCGCCAGTTCAAACAGTTGCTCTCCAGCTTCCAGCGTAACCGCGATCTGGTGAGTGTGGGTGCGTATGCCGCAGGCAGCGATCCGATGCTGGACCGCGCCATCAAGCTCTATCCCGAGATGGAAGCTTTCCTGCATCAGGGCATTTTCGAACGCAGCGACTACGACGATGCCTGTTTGCATCTGCAGGCGATGTTCGGTTAA
- the fliJ gene encoding flagellar export protein FliJ: MKTASAINKLRDMAEQELESAVIHLGDMRRGVQQADEQLSMLLDYQDEYRNKLNQDMSGGIASTRWTNYHQFIQTLEKAIEQHRQQLSQWNQRLDTALSNWREKHKRLNAYQTLITRAEENALRQENRLDQKRMDEFAQRAALRKGE, encoded by the coding sequence ATGAAAACGGCCAGTGCGATCAACAAGCTGCGCGATATGGCGGAGCAGGAATTGGAGAGTGCGGTGATTCACCTCGGCGATATGCGTCGTGGTGTGCAGCAGGCCGACGAACAACTCAGCATGCTGCTGGATTATCAGGATGAGTACCGCAACAAGCTCAATCAGGATATGTCCGGCGGCATCGCCAGCACGCGCTGGACCAATTATCACCAGTTTATTCAGACGCTGGAAAAAGCCATCGAACAGCATCGCCAACAGCTTTCCCAGTGGAATCAGCGCCTTGATACCGCGCTGAGCAACTGGCGTGAAAAGCATAAGCGACTCAATGCTTATCAAACGCTGATTACGCGCGCTGAGGAAAACGCATTACGACAAGAAAACCGTCTCGATCAGAAACGGATGGATGAATTTGCCCAACGGGCCGCATTGAGGAAAGGCGAATGA
- a CDS encoding flagellar hook-length control protein FliK: protein MITLPTVATQTSVLGDADSSVSSDLLQGTDNLPQGFITELGNRLLTLVKQQAVNTQSTDLTAEVDEKDVSKASLSALLQALEKPDALNALLQPENTKATLKSADDKDKSEASSLTASDLQNVQALFAMLPVAVENRTSTAMVSSTGEGKTDTRASLNAALLSGSLAGAVKEEQAQPDGAQNKSSDAGTRLTQTAANTQISSSVTTTASTSSGLTLDESFKQVLNALSKPEERTAAQSRDDQVAPLTSAPLSATSSLVSSTASTSTTPSTPMLNAQLGSSEWQQALSQQIVMFSRNGQQNAELRLHPQDLGAIQISLTLDKDQAQLSMVSSHSQVRAALEAALPQLRTALAESGINLGQSNVSSDAFAQGQSYQGQQEGRRDGQHGSFTLSQDSDNEITPIAVPAALQARAAGNGAVDIFA from the coding sequence ATGATTACGCTGCCAACAGTTGCTACGCAAACCTCGGTTTTGGGAGACGCTGACAGTTCAGTTTCCTCCGATCTTTTGCAGGGCACAGATAACCTGCCACAGGGATTTATTACTGAACTCGGCAACCGCTTGCTGACGCTGGTAAAGCAACAAGCTGTTAACACGCAATCGACTGATCTGACAGCAGAAGTTGATGAAAAAGACGTCAGTAAAGCCTCGTTAAGCGCGTTATTACAGGCTCTAGAGAAACCAGATGCGTTAAACGCACTTTTACAGCCGGAAAACACTAAAGCCACGCTGAAATCAGCCGATGATAAAGACAAGAGTGAGGCAAGTTCGTTAACTGCCAGCGACTTACAGAATGTGCAGGCGTTATTCGCCATGTTGCCGGTAGCGGTTGAGAACCGCACCAGCACAGCCATGGTAAGCAGCACGGGCGAAGGCAAAACTGACACTCGCGCTTCGCTTAATGCAGCATTGTTAAGCGGTTCGCTGGCCGGTGCAGTAAAAGAAGAGCAAGCGCAGCCGGATGGTGCACAGAATAAATCCAGCGATGCTGGAACGCGCTTAACGCAAACGGCTGCCAACACGCAGATCAGCAGCAGCGTCACCACCACCGCCAGTACCAGCAGCGGCTTGACGCTGGATGAGAGTTTTAAGCAGGTGCTGAATGCGCTGAGTAAGCCGGAAGAGCGCACCGCCGCGCAAAGCAGGGATGACCAGGTAGCGCCATTAACCAGCGCCCCCCTGAGCGCCACCAGTTCGCTGGTGAGCAGCACCGCCTCGACCAGCACCACGCCGTCGACGCCCATGCTGAATGCGCAGCTCGGCAGCAGCGAGTGGCAGCAGGCGCTGAGTCAGCAGATTGTGATGTTTAGCCGCAACGGGCAGCAGAACGCCGAATTGCGTTTACATCCACAGGATTTGGGCGCTATCCAGATCAGCCTGACCCTCGATAAGGATCAGGCACAGTTAAGTATGGTTTCCAGCCACAGCCAAGTGAGGGCCGCGCTGGAAGCGGCTCTCCCTCAGCTGCGTACAGCGCTGGCGGAGAGCGGAATAAACCTGGGACAGAGTAACGTCAGCAGCGACGCCTTCGCACAGGGCCAGAGTTATCAGGGCCAGCAGGAAGGACGTCGTGACGGACAGCACGGCAGCTTTACCCTCTCCCAGGACAGTGACAACGAGATAACGCCTATTGCCGTCCCGGCAGCCCTTCAAGCGCGCGCGGCCGGTAACGGCGCTGTCGATATCTTTGCCTGA
- the fliL gene encoding flagellar basal body-associated protein FliL: protein MSDNAKAKGRKRSLLLPVLLIVTLAACSVAGYAVWRMMNKHEGSQPDAAKVEPPAAPVFFAMDTFTVNLVNPDNDPDRVLYVGFTLRLPDEDTRRRLNDYLPEVRSRLLLLLSRQSATALATEQGKQALVEQIKQALAPPLVKGQPAQVVNDVLFTAFILR from the coding sequence ATGTCTGATAACGCGAAAGCTAAAGGCCGCAAACGTTCACTACTACTACCGGTGTTACTGATTGTAACGCTGGCCGCTTGCAGCGTGGCAGGCTATGCAGTCTGGCGAATGATGAATAAACACGAAGGCAGCCAACCGGACGCGGCGAAAGTCGAGCCACCGGCTGCTCCCGTATTTTTTGCAATGGATACGTTTACAGTAAACCTGGTCAATCCTGACAACGATCCCGACCGTGTGCTGTACGTGGGTTTCACCCTGCGTCTGCCCGATGAGGATACCCGTCGTCGGTTGAACGATTACCTGCCGGAAGTGCGCAGCCGTCTGCTGTTACTGCTTTCACGTCAAAGCGCGACGGCACTGGCAACAGAGCAAGGCAAACAGGCCCTGGTTGAGCAGATCAAACAGGCACTGGCGCCGCCGCTGGTAAAAGGTCAACCGGCTCAGGTTGTCAATGACGTGCTGTTTACCGCCTTCATTTTGAGGTGA
- the fliM gene encoding flagellar motor switch protein FliM, translating to MGDSILSQAEIDALLNGDSDSAEVENSSKGTDGDIRPYDPNTQRRVVRERLQALEIINERFARHFRMALFNLLRRSPDISVGAIKIQPYHEFARNLPVPTNLNLIHLKPLRGTALVVFSPSLVFIAVDNLFGGDGRFPTKVEGREFTHTEQRVIRRMLKLALDGYSDAWKAIYPLEVEYVRSEMQVKFTNITTSPNDIVVNTPFQVEIGNLVGEFNICIPFSMIEPLRELLVNPPLENSRREDNHWRDNLVKQVQHSELELIAHFAETSLRLSRILQLKPGDVLPIEKPDRIIAHVDGVPVLTSQYGTINGQYALRVEHLINPILNSLNEEQPDE from the coding sequence ATGGGCGATAGCATTCTCTCCCAGGCTGAGATTGACGCGCTGCTTAATGGCGACAGTGACAGCGCGGAAGTAGAGAACAGTTCCAAAGGGACCGATGGCGACATCCGTCCCTATGATCCCAATACTCAGCGCCGCGTCGTACGTGAGCGTCTGCAGGCGCTGGAGATCATCAACGAGCGCTTTGCCCGTCATTTCCGTATGGCGCTGTTTAACCTGCTGCGCCGTAGCCCCGATATTAGTGTGGGTGCGATCAAGATTCAGCCGTACCACGAGTTCGCCCGCAACCTGCCGGTGCCAACCAACCTGAACCTGATCCACCTGAAGCCGCTGCGCGGCACGGCGCTGGTGGTGTTTTCACCGAGCCTGGTATTTATTGCTGTCGATAACCTTTTTGGCGGCGACGGTCGTTTTCCGACCAAAGTTGAAGGTCGTGAATTTACCCATACCGAACAGCGCGTGATTCGCCGCATGCTGAAGCTGGCGCTGGATGGTTATAGCGACGCATGGAAAGCGATTTATCCGCTGGAAGTCGAGTATGTGCGTTCTGAGATGCAGGTGAAATTCACCAACATCACCACTTCACCGAACGACATCGTGGTTAACACGCCGTTCCAGGTGGAGATTGGTAACCTGGTCGGTGAATTCAATATCTGTATTCCGTTTTCAATGATTGAGCCGCTGCGCGAGCTGCTGGTCAATCCGCCACTGGAAAACTCACGTCGTGAAGATAATCACTGGCGCGACAATCTGGTGAAACAGGTGCAGCACTCGGAGCTGGAGCTGATTGCCCACTTCGCCGAAACATCGCTGCGCCTGTCACGTATTTTGCAGCTAAAACCTGGTGACGTCCTGCCCATTGAGAAGCCGGACCGCATCATTGCTCACGTCGATGGCGTGCCGGTGCTGACTAGCCAATACGGCACCATCAATGGCCAGTATGCCCTGCGTGTAGAACATTTGATTAACCCGATTTTGAATTCGCTGAACGAGGAACAGCCCGATGAGTGA
- the fliN gene encoding flagellar motor switch protein FliN produces MSDSKKPSDDDISADDLWAAAMNEQTTTSAPDPTENVFKSLENPGISGSLQDIDLIMDIPVKLTVELGRTKMTIKELLRLTQGSVVALDGLAGEPLDILINGYLIAQGEVVVVNDKYGVRITDIITPSERMRRLSR; encoded by the coding sequence ATGAGTGACAGCAAGAAACCGTCCGACGACGACATCTCCGCGGACGATCTGTGGGCTGCAGCTATGAACGAACAAACCACCACCAGCGCGCCAGATCCGACTGAAAATGTCTTCAAATCGCTGGAGAATCCTGGCATCAGCGGTTCGCTGCAGGATATCGATCTGATCATGGATATTCCGGTCAAACTGACCGTGGAACTGGGTCGCACCAAAATGACCATCAAAGAGCTGCTGCGCTTGACGCAGGGTTCAGTGGTGGCGCTGGATGGCCTGGCCGGTGAACCGCTGGATATTCTGATTAATGGCTATCTGATCGCACAGGGTGAAGTGGTGGTGGTGAACGACAAATATGGCGTGCGCATCACCGACATCATTACCCCGTCTGAACGTATGCGTCGTCTGAGCCGTTAA
- the fliO gene encoding flagellar biosynthetic protein FliO — protein MLKHTQAEQPVASQPVVSTGSVIGQVSSVLAVIVLLILGCGWLAKRLGFAPKTVTGQALKVSATVQVGQRERVVIVDTADARLVLGVTAQQITHLHSLPPLPPEELANSSATPQDFRQLFQNLVKRPGKPQ, from the coding sequence ATGTTAAAGCACACGCAAGCGGAACAACCGGTAGCGAGCCAGCCGGTGGTCTCTACCGGTTCGGTGATTGGCCAGGTCAGCAGCGTGCTGGCGGTGATTGTTCTGCTGATTCTCGGCTGCGGCTGGCTGGCGAAACGTCTCGGCTTTGCGCCGAAAACGGTGACCGGCCAGGCGCTGAAAGTCAGCGCCACCGTGCAGGTGGGTCAGCGCGAGCGTGTGGTGATTGTCGATACCGCCGATGCGCGTCTGGTGTTGGGCGTCACCGCCCAACAGATTACGCATTTGCACTCGTTACCGCCGCTGCCGCCGGAAGAACTGGCGAATAGCAGCGCTACCCCGCAGGATTTTCGCCAGCTGTTCCAGAATCTGGTTAAACGTCCCGGAAAACCCCAATGA
- the fliP gene encoding flagellar type III secretion system pore protein FliP (The bacterial flagellar biogenesis protein FliP forms a type III secretion system (T3SS)-type pore required for flagellar assembly.) → MRRFLALLPLLLLAPVAHAQLPGLISQPLANGGQSWSLPVQTLVFITSLTFIPAVLLMMTSFTRIIIVFGLLRNALGTPSAPPNQVLLGLALFLTFFIMAPTFDKIYSDAYLPFSQDKISMADAIDKGAQPLREFMLRQTREADLALFARLANTAPIQGPEAVPMRILLPAYVTSELKTAFQIGFTVFIPFLIIDLVVASVLMALGMMMVPPATISLPFKLMLFVLVDGWQLLVGSLAQSFYS, encoded by the coding sequence ATGCGTCGATTCCTTGCTCTTCTACCGCTGCTGTTGCTGGCACCGGTTGCCCATGCGCAGCTGCCAGGTTTAATCAGCCAGCCGCTGGCCAATGGCGGCCAGAGCTGGTCGCTGCCGGTGCAGACGCTGGTTTTCATCACCTCGCTGACCTTTATTCCGGCCGTACTGCTGATGATGACCAGCTTTACACGCATCATCATTGTGTTTGGCTTACTGCGTAACGCCCTCGGCACGCCATCTGCGCCGCCTAACCAGGTGCTGCTCGGCCTGGCGCTGTTTCTGACCTTCTTTATTATGGCGCCGACCTTCGACAAAATTTATTCCGACGCCTATCTGCCGTTCAGCCAGGACAAAATCAGCATGGCGGACGCGATTGATAAAGGTGCACAGCCGCTGCGTGAATTTATGCTGCGCCAAACGCGCGAAGCCGATTTAGCGCTGTTTGCGCGTCTGGCCAACACCGCGCCGATTCAGGGTCCGGAAGCGGTACCGATGCGCATTCTGCTGCCGGCGTATGTCACCAGCGAACTGAAAACCGCCTTCCAGATTGGTTTCACCGTGTTTATCCCCTTCCTGATCATCGACCTGGTGGTCGCCAGCGTGCTGATGGCGCTGGGGATGATGATGGTGCCGCCGGCGACTATTTCCCTGCCGTTCAAGCTGATGCTGTTCGTGCTGGTGGATGGCTGGCAGCTGCTGGTGGGTTCACTGGCGCAAAGTTTCTACTCGTAA
- the fliQ gene encoding flagellar biosynthesis protein FliQ, which translates to MTPESVMVMGQEAMRVALLMAAPMLLVALISGLIISVLQAATQINEQTLSFIPKILAVAATAVIAGPWMLNLMLDYIRTLFSNLPYIIG; encoded by the coding sequence ATGACACCTGAATCAGTAATGGTTATGGGCCAGGAAGCAATGCGCGTCGCGCTGCTGATGGCCGCGCCGATGTTGCTGGTGGCGTTGATCAGCGGTTTGATCATCAGCGTGCTGCAAGCCGCGACCCAGATTAACGAACAAACGCTCTCCTTTATCCCGAAGATTCTAGCCGTTGCCGCTACCGCAGTGATCGCCGGTCCGTGGATGCTGAATCTGATGCTGGATTACATTCGCACGCTGTTTAGCAATCTGCCGTACATCATTGGCTAA
- the fliR gene encoding flagellar biosynthetic protein FliR produces MINLDSSQLIHWVAQFFWPMVRLLALFASAPVLSEKSIPKRVKIGLAVLTTWIILPVLPPVEATLFTPAGFWLLLQQLLIGVSIGLTMQFAFAAVRMAGEVIGLQMGLSFATFFDPGSRLNMPVLARFLDMLAMLLFLTFNGHLWLISLLVDSFHTLPISDQPLNANAFMALVKSAGLIFLNGMMLALPLIVLLLTLNMALGLLNRVSPQLSIFAVGFPITLTVGILSVGLMMPLLAPFCEHLFSEVFDLLAQFVSELSRGS; encoded by the coding sequence ATGATTAACCTCGACAGCAGCCAGCTGATCCATTGGGTCGCACAATTCTTCTGGCCGATGGTGCGTTTGCTGGCGCTGTTTGCCAGCGCGCCAGTGCTAAGCGAAAAATCGATTCCCAAGCGCGTTAAGATTGGCCTCGCGGTATTAACCACCTGGATCATCCTGCCGGTGCTGCCGCCGGTGGAAGCTACACTTTTTACCCCCGCCGGATTTTGGTTACTGCTGCAACAGTTGCTGATTGGCGTGAGCATCGGCCTGACCATGCAGTTCGCCTTTGCCGCAGTGCGCATGGCGGGTGAAGTGATTGGTTTGCAGATGGGTTTGTCCTTCGCCACTTTCTTCGATCCGGGCAGCCGCCTGAACATGCCGGTGCTGGCGCGTTTTCTCGATATGCTGGCGATGCTGTTGTTTCTCACCTTCAACGGACACCTGTGGCTGATCTCGCTATTGGTGGACAGTTTTCACACCTTGCCGATCAGCGATCAGCCGCTTAACGCCAATGCCTTTATGGCGTTGGTGAAATCCGCCGGATTAATTTTCCTTAATGGCATGATGTTAGCGCTGCCCTTAATAGTTCTACTCCTCACGCTAAACATGGCACTAGGTTTGTTAAACCGTGTTTCACCTCAGCTCTCCATTTTCGCGGTTGGCTTCCCGATTACCTTAACGGTGGGCATCCTCAGCGTGGGGTTGATGATGCCGCTGCTTGCTCCCTTCTGCGAACATCTGTTCAGCGAAGTCTTTGATTTACTCGCCCAGTTTGTGTCAGAACTTTCCCGCGGCAGTTGA
- the rcsA gene encoding transcriptional regulator RcsA, with translation MPTIIMDSCNYTRLGLSDYMSAKGVKKKNITPVSDIDQLQQRCEQIKPGVVFINEECFIHESDSSDRIRAIIMQHPDTLFFIFMAISNIHFEEYLYVRKNLIITSKSIKTSTLDSLLGTYLQKKLNASPRISAGLDVHPLTLSQTESNMLKMWMSGHDTIQISENMQIKAKTVSSHKGNIKRKIKTHNKQVIYHVVRLTDNVTSGIYVNVR, from the coding sequence ATGCCAACGATTATTATGGATTCATGTAATTACACACGCCTGGGTTTGTCTGACTATATGTCTGCGAAAGGAGTTAAAAAGAAAAATATTACTCCTGTCTCTGACATCGACCAATTACAACAAAGATGTGAGCAAATAAAGCCGGGCGTCGTGTTTATCAACGAAGAGTGTTTTATTCACGAATCTGATTCAAGCGATCGTATTCGTGCTATTATCATGCAGCATCCTGATACCTTATTCTTTATTTTCATGGCGATCTCGAATATCCATTTTGAGGAATATCTCTACGTTCGTAAGAACCTGATTATTACGTCAAAATCGATAAAAACTTCGACACTGGATTCTTTGTTAGGCACCTACCTGCAAAAGAAACTCAACGCGTCGCCACGTATTTCTGCTGGGCTCGACGTTCATCCACTGACATTAAGTCAGACTGAATCAAATATGCTGAAAATGTGGATGTCAGGTCATGACACCATTCAGATATCTGAGAACATGCAAATTAAAGCTAAAACCGTTTCGTCACATAAAGGTAATATTAAACGTAAAATTAAAACCCATAATAAGCAGGTTATTTATCATGTCGTACGTCTGACTGATAATGTCACCTCAGGGATTTATGTTAACGTGCGATAA